The proteins below are encoded in one region of Treponema primitia ZAS-1:
- a CDS encoding single-stranded DNA-binding protein, with amino-acid sequence MNNLNSIIIEGNLVRDPLFRSTAKGTPLCTFSIASNRFYKQDTAIENEVSFFDVESWSKLAESCYNLGHKGRGVKVVGRLKQDRWAGPDGKQRSRVSIVAEHIEFRPEFKRDGSDQDDPSEAGASENTATEDAEALASVDEMASVAF; translated from the coding sequence ATGAATAACCTCAATTCCATCATTATCGAAGGTAACCTGGTCCGGGATCCTCTGTTCCGCTCCACCGCAAAGGGGACGCCCCTTTGTACCTTTAGTATCGCTTCTAACCGTTTCTACAAACAGGATACGGCCATAGAGAACGAGGTTAGTTTCTTCGACGTGGAATCATGGTCGAAACTTGCCGAGTCGTGCTACAACCTGGGACATAAGGGCAGGGGTGTCAAGGTTGTGGGACGTTTAAAGCAGGACCGGTGGGCTGGCCCCGATGGAAAGCAGCGCTCCCGGGTTTCGATTGTGGCGGAACACATAGAATTCCGCCCTGAATTTAAACGGGATGGATCCGACCAGGACGATCCCTCAGAAGCAGGGGCTTCTGAAAATACAGCTACCGAGGATGCAGAAGCATTAGCTTCTGTTGACGAAATGGCCTCGGTGGCTTTTTAA
- a CDS encoding peptidase U32 family protein: MNIELLAPAGSPEALDAAIGEGADAVYLGLKNFNARIRSANFAYSQFEGLLRVARRMKVKIYVTVNTVFEQREADRVYQLLKYLANLGPDGIIVQDFGVVKMVRDHFPALRLHASTQMNIASARGANLLSKNGFSRVVLARELNLEEIRDIRDNTNMALEVFVHGALCVSASGLCLFSSYLGGKSANRGMCTQACRRLYRRSGDDRTADNGGYYFSPGDLQLLEQIPALADAGVGSFKIEGRMKSAEYVGTVVSAYRRVIDGLEGDREKSIAEGLGILRNDFARAKTTFYFTKGPDNDTGPKTWLNPEQDGGTGIALGTILRVRGGEGESRGLIARGPVMPGIGDSVRLHRRDDSDRQSHKLNFAEDEQEQDGGGAKRWISIPEGFGEGDSVYLIQTKAMSRRYTPVIPNNLDTCRRLPGHDKAPELSLGAVKKKDGKLFPEGIYVMVSRVEDLFVVQSVRPIRAMVEYNRKTAAYLLGEDKPLLPFKPGETILVLDPYFPQAMDSLLTEEIPRLFEKGCREFVVNNPGHISLFRDMPGAHLIAGPYLYAFNRWSAAFIADMGTDALISPLENNRQNWEKTIEQNRRSQGFVTVFAYPALFRIRADLGRTYDFGNFQDSRDESFRLITERDGSRVYPEKPFSIIDKIPFLQEAGFRRFILDFSGPPLKKKDYKDIMDAVKNTAPLPNAVRFNWKDGFFAQEEGKNGSRSNTPAP, encoded by the coding sequence ATGAACATCGAACTCCTTGCCCCCGCGGGCTCCCCGGAAGCCCTTGACGCCGCCATTGGCGAGGGGGCGGACGCGGTTTACCTGGGGCTGAAAAACTTCAACGCCCGGATCCGGAGCGCCAATTTTGCCTATTCCCAGTTTGAAGGCCTGCTCCGCGTTGCCCGCCGGATGAAGGTCAAGATCTATGTTACGGTGAATACGGTTTTCGAACAGCGGGAAGCCGATCGGGTGTATCAGCTCCTGAAATATCTGGCTAACCTGGGTCCGGACGGTATTATTGTTCAGGATTTCGGGGTGGTAAAGATGGTTCGGGATCATTTTCCGGCGCTCCGCCTTCACGCCTCCACCCAGATGAATATCGCCTCAGCCCGGGGGGCGAATCTTCTTTCCAAAAACGGCTTCTCCCGGGTTGTCCTTGCCAGGGAGCTTAACCTGGAGGAAATACGGGATATTCGGGATAACACCAACATGGCGCTGGAGGTCTTTGTCCACGGCGCCCTCTGTGTCAGCGCCTCCGGGCTTTGTCTTTTTTCCAGCTACCTGGGGGGCAAGTCCGCCAACCGCGGCATGTGTACCCAGGCTTGCCGACGGCTCTACCGGCGATCCGGCGATGATCGGACGGCCGATAATGGGGGCTACTATTTTAGCCCCGGGGATCTGCAGCTTCTGGAACAGATTCCGGCTCTGGCGGATGCAGGAGTAGGTTCTTTCAAGATCGAAGGGCGGATGAAAAGCGCCGAGTACGTGGGTACCGTGGTATCCGCCTACCGCCGGGTCATTGATGGCCTGGAGGGAGACCGGGAAAAGAGTATTGCCGAAGGGCTGGGCATACTCCGCAACGACTTTGCCCGGGCCAAAACCACCTTCTATTTTACCAAGGGCCCCGACAACGACACCGGTCCCAAAACCTGGTTGAACCCGGAACAGGACGGCGGTACGGGCATAGCGCTGGGAACCATACTCCGGGTAAGGGGGGGCGAAGGCGAAAGCCGTGGGCTGATTGCCCGGGGACCGGTTATGCCCGGTATTGGCGATTCTGTACGGCTCCACCGCCGGGACGATTCGGACCGGCAGTCCCATAAGCTGAACTTCGCAGAAGACGAACAGGAGCAGGACGGCGGCGGCGCCAAGCGGTGGATTTCCATCCCCGAAGGTTTTGGTGAAGGGGATTCGGTCTACCTGATCCAAACCAAGGCTATGTCCCGGCGTTATACTCCGGTTATACCTAATAACCTGGATACCTGCCGCCGCCTGCCCGGTCATGACAAAGCCCCGGAACTAAGTTTAGGGGCGGTTAAAAAGAAGGATGGCAAGCTATTCCCCGAAGGGATCTATGTCATGGTTTCCCGGGTGGAGGATCTGTTTGTGGTCCAGTCGGTCAGACCCATACGGGCCATGGTAGAGTATAACCGTAAAACGGCGGCCTACCTTTTGGGAGAAGATAAGCCCCTCCTGCCTTTTAAACCCGGAGAGACGATCCTGGTTCTGGATCCCTATTTTCCCCAGGCCATGGACAGCCTCCTTACGGAGGAGATCCCCCGGCTCTTCGAAAAGGGCTGTCGGGAATTTGTGGTAAACAACCCCGGACATATATCGCTGTTCCGGGATATGCCTGGGGCGCATCTTATAGCCGGGCCCTACCTTTACGCCTTTAACCGCTGGTCCGCCGCGTTTATCGCCGATATGGGGACAGACGCTCTGATATCCCCCCTGGAAAACAACCGGCAGAATTGGGAAAAAACCATCGAGCAAAACCGACGCTCCCAGGGCTTTGTTACCGTCTTTGCCTACCCCGCGCTATTCCGTATTAGGGCGGATCTGGGGCGGACCTACGATTTTGGTAATTTCCAGGACAGCAGGGACGAATCTTTCCGGCTCATTACCGAACGGGATGGTTCCCGGGTCTACCCGGAAAAACCCTTTTCCATTATTGATAAGATCCCCTTTCTCCAGGAAGCGGGATTCCGCCGGTTCATCCTGGACTTTTCCGGGCCACCCCTTAAAAAGAAAGATTACAAGGATATTATGGACGCCGTAAAAAACACCGCTCCCCTGCCAAATGCCGTGCGGTTTAACTGGAAGGATGGATTTTTCGCCCAAGAGGAGGGAAAAAACGGGAGCCGGAGTAACACCCCGGCTCCCTAA
- a CDS encoding VWA domain-containing protein, with protein sequence MFPNLHRSSPRNFQLKGLVLGLLFCCIPALMFAEGFAESASQRARSRYLANNGIILAPEDIYTDSYLASYNYGYPEPETDIGVNIYNELNRTIPLGRNHLGPEGIIQVGIQGKTWGFAELPPMNLVLVVDTSLSMNDDNKLFWFKASMTDFIKKIRNVDALSLVSFNNSAQVVFEPTLMNSALKRRLFLEAVDKLYPQGLTNLEAGISLGYEQIVPYYREDSINQVLLFSDGDEFSARLAQSNAHTGDLRISLMWNNRNDLDLHVVGPTGEEINFNNPRDSNGGWLDVDRNLYGETLKPVENIFWPDNMAPRGTYRVYIQNYISYEEKPYPTPFQIEIKNGKEYLYFEGSVHGSGRASITEICTFEYTGNDTLDRLHQLVELRKQQGISLSTIGLGRNFDAELLRTLAEYGQGASRNLRSQDMVDGLLNTDREFERIAVTAVENLSIELEFTPGIEILEVLGYQHRIENNRVICRIDSLHQGDYKTLFVRYRIPPQNRGVQVAALHVKNPQGSSTPEVGLYTDGNTAPGMPGAFERVVVLTDPVNDFAALMLRRSAAVLDFASAVREIGDHYYNRENDLTRLESALQISHETGQTLETVKRNWRNADAFDQELSVIARYIEILNETAAENRRSFVNETRSRMLSDREGSFSRMTR encoded by the coding sequence ATGTTCCCCAATTTGCACCGAAGTTCCCCGCGTAATTTCCAACTGAAGGGCTTAGTCCTGGGCTTGTTGTTTTGCTGCATCCCCGCGCTTATGTTTGCCGAGGGGTTCGCCGAAAGCGCTTCTCAGCGGGCCAGAAGCAGGTATCTTGCAAACAATGGAATTATTCTGGCTCCCGAAGATATCTATACCGATTCCTATCTTGCTTCCTATAACTACGGGTATCCCGAGCCGGAAACCGATATAGGGGTTAACATCTATAATGAGTTGAACCGGACCATCCCCCTGGGACGCAACCATCTGGGACCGGAAGGTATTATCCAGGTCGGAATCCAGGGAAAAACCTGGGGTTTCGCAGAACTTCCACCCATGAATCTGGTACTGGTGGTGGATACATCCCTTTCCATGAACGACGACAACAAACTCTTCTGGTTTAAGGCGTCCATGACGGACTTCATAAAAAAAATCCGGAATGTGGACGCACTATCACTGGTAAGCTTCAACAATTCCGCCCAGGTGGTTTTTGAACCTACCCTGATGAATTCAGCTTTGAAACGCCGTTTATTTCTGGAAGCGGTGGACAAACTCTACCCCCAGGGACTCACCAACCTTGAAGCGGGTATCAGTCTAGGCTATGAGCAGATCGTACCCTACTACCGGGAAGATTCGATAAATCAGGTCCTCCTTTTTTCGGATGGAGATGAATTTTCAGCGCGGCTCGCCCAGTCCAATGCCCACACCGGTGATCTCAGAATCTCTCTCATGTGGAATAACCGGAACGATTTAGACCTCCATGTGGTAGGCCCCACGGGGGAAGAAATAAATTTCAACAACCCCAGGGACTCCAACGGCGGCTGGCTGGATGTGGATCGGAATTTATACGGCGAAACTCTGAAGCCGGTGGAAAATATTTTCTGGCCCGATAACATGGCCCCCCGGGGAACTTACCGGGTGTATATACAGAACTATATAAGCTATGAAGAGAAACCCTATCCTACCCCCTTCCAGATAGAAATAAAGAACGGAAAGGAATATCTATACTTTGAGGGGTCCGTACACGGATCCGGCCGCGCCAGTATTACTGAGATCTGTACCTTTGAATATACCGGCAATGATACCCTGGATCGGCTCCACCAATTGGTGGAACTCCGGAAACAACAGGGTATTTCCCTATCAACCATAGGGCTGGGGAGAAACTTCGATGCGGAACTTCTGCGGACCCTGGCGGAATATGGTCAGGGCGCTTCCCGCAATCTACGCAGCCAGGATATGGTAGATGGTCTTCTGAATACCGACAGGGAATTTGAGCGGATAGCGGTTACCGCAGTTGAAAACCTGAGCATAGAACTGGAGTTTACCCCGGGTATCGAGATATTGGAAGTTCTAGGATACCAGCACCGGATCGAAAATAACCGGGTTATATGCCGCATTGACAGCCTGCATCAGGGAGATTATAAGACCCTGTTTGTACGCTACCGTATTCCCCCTCAAAACCGTGGCGTGCAGGTTGCGGCTTTACACGTTAAAAACCCCCAGGGTTCATCCACTCCGGAGGTCGGCCTGTATACCGATGGTAACACCGCCCCCGGGATGCCCGGCGCCTTTGAGCGGGTGGTTGTCCTCACAGACCCGGTCAACGACTTCGCCGCGCTGATGCTCCGCCGCTCCGCCGCCGTACTGGATTTCGCCTCGGCGGTCAGGGAAATCGGCGATCACTATTATAACCGCGAAAATGATCTAACCCGCCTGGAATCTGCCCTGCAGATCTCCCACGAAACCGGCCAGACCTTGGAAACCGTAAAACGAAATTGGCGAAACGCCGACGCCTTTGACCAGGAACTTTCTGTTATTGCCAGGTATATAGAGATACTAAACGAGACGGCTGCGGAAAACCGGCGTTCCTTTGTGAATGAAACCCGTTCACGGATGCTCTCCGACCGGGAGGGGTCCTTCTCGCGGATGACCCGGTAG
- a CDS encoding formylglycine-generating enzyme family protein, with amino-acid sequence MKLPQRFLAFFTLIGVLLIPGRVNAQSYSSDILLDFVKIEGGFFIMGSPASEVSRQKDETQHQVMVGAFYMAKNEVTQREYEQVMRTNPSKFTGASLPVEQVSWYDAVAYCNARSIIEGLIPAYVIRETEILWDHNADGYRLPTEVEWEYACRAGTQTAFHTGSNITANQANFDGNYPYNRHAKSRYRRQTTTVRSFAPNAWGLYDMHGNVYEWCWDQYKEYSNTGALDGSLWNPAVMRGGSWYSEARFLRSANRILKDHTAKTDYIGFRVVRSAL; translated from the coding sequence ATGAAATTACCCCAGAGGTTTTTGGCCTTTTTTACGCTTATCGGCGTCCTGTTGATCCCCGGTAGGGTAAATGCCCAGAGTTATTCATCGGATATACTCCTTGATTTTGTAAAAATTGAAGGCGGTTTTTTTATCATGGGGAGTCCCGCCTCGGAAGTTTCCCGGCAGAAGGATGAAACCCAGCATCAGGTGATGGTCGGCGCCTTTTATATGGCGAAAAACGAAGTAACCCAGCGGGAATATGAACAGGTGATGAGGACAAACCCCAGCAAATTCACCGGGGCCAGCCTTCCGGTGGAACAGGTCAGCTGGTATGACGCCGTGGCCTACTGCAATGCCCGGAGCATCATAGAAGGGCTCATCCCCGCCTATGTGATACGGGAAACAGAAATACTCTGGGACCATAACGCCGATGGATACCGGCTCCCCACAGAAGTGGAATGGGAATATGCCTGCCGGGCGGGTACCCAAACGGCCTTCCACACCGGAAGCAACATAACTGCAAACCAGGCGAATTTTGACGGAAACTACCCCTATAACCGGCACGCAAAAAGCCGGTACCGGAGACAGACCACCACGGTGCGAAGCTTTGCCCCCAATGCCTGGGGTTTATACGATATGCATGGCAATGTGTATGAGTGGTGCTGGGATCAGTACAAGGAGTACAGTAATACCGGCGCCCTGGACGGTTCCCTGTGGAACCCCGCGGTAATGCGCGGCGGAAGCTGGTATAGCGAAGCGCGGTTTCTGCGTTCCGCAAACCGGATATTAAAAGACCACACCGCAAAAACTGATTACATCGGTTTCCGGGTTGTCCGTTCCGCACTATAA
- the metH gene encoding methionine synthase: MNIREQLTELASRRILILDGAMGTMVQRFKPTGADFRGQRFKDHSTELLGCNDLLCLTKPEIISSIHEAYLKAGADIIETCSLNSTAVSLADYGLADLAYEVSVAAAAVARKAADKFSTTDKPRFVAGSIGPTTRSGSMSPDMDDPGKRGVTWGELESAYYDNARGLLDGGADILLAETLYDTLNAKAAVFAINRLLEERHLDVPLILSATVSDAAGRLLSGQTVEAFWTSVAHAKLWAVGLNCSFGAEKLKAHIAALAGIAPCLISAYPNAGLPNRLGEYDETPETMAATIEEYMKEGLVNIVGGCCGSTPDHIAAIAARAVNYAPRVIPKPQRKTVLAGLEPFTVDREKGLTNIGERTNVAGSRKFLRLIKDGNYTEALIMVRDMIDQGAALINVGMDDPFLDAPAAMTQFLNLALSDPDIARVPVMVDSSRWELIETGLKLLQGKGLVNSISLKEGEAEFLKKARIARRYGAAVVVMLFDERGQGAEYERKIEIAKRSYELLVRDGFPPEDIVFDPNVLSVATGIPEHDRYALDFIRACQWIREHCPESQISGGITNLSFSFRGNDTVREAMHAVFLKHAFEAGLSMAIVNPGALVPYDDVEPGLRDVIEDLLLCKSPDAAERLLTLAIAIKDAGDGSGAGNTAKTNTASWRSLNVEERVVHALVKGMDDHIEGDVLELRGKLRTRALELVEGPLMRGMREVSRLFGEGKMFLPQVIRSARVMKKAVSVLEPFIEQEKTAGTSSGGTILLATVKGDVHDIGKNIVGVVLGCNGYTVKDLGIMVPAEDILDAAEKEGAGVIGLSGLITPSLEEMVRTAREMEKRRMTIPLLIGGATTSLAHTALRIAPEYSGPVVYVSDAGQSAGVVRSLLSANERPRFMEELEGRYRQAVEQHEKIAAKIELIPLEAARKNSVPKSSAPNREPKTKGLIDVNGYPLERIIPYIDWEGFLRIWSVDGHGSLSVEKNIAREKLLEDARKLLAKVSAEKLLELRGVLGIFPACSKGEDILVYDHSSKPSTKTERARFAFLRNQEKKRARGPNPCLADFLPEADTGSNNSSGWLGLFALSASVGLEEAATAFRSRNDDYGALLLGTLADSLAEAFAEEIHLRIRREWWGYAGEETLSIADVLAGKYTGIRPAFGYPPCPDHQDKRIAFDLLDTQKRCGLTLTESAMMIPAASVCGMVFSDPGAYYFSATPVGDDQLEGWAARKGISAEEARRRLGRI; encoded by the coding sequence ATGAATATTCGGGAACAGCTTACAGAATTAGCCTCGCGGCGAATCCTTATTTTGGACGGGGCAATGGGGACCATGGTCCAGCGTTTCAAGCCCACCGGGGCGGATTTTCGGGGCCAGCGGTTTAAGGATCATTCCACGGAACTCCTGGGGTGCAACGATCTGCTCTGTTTGACCAAGCCGGAGATAATTTCATCCATACATGAAGCATACCTCAAAGCCGGGGCGGATATTATCGAGACCTGCAGCCTCAATTCCACTGCGGTATCCCTGGCGGATTACGGCCTGGCGGATCTGGCTTACGAAGTCAGCGTTGCCGCCGCCGCGGTGGCCCGGAAGGCTGCGGACAAATTTTCCACAACAGACAAGCCCCGGTTTGTGGCGGGGAGCATCGGGCCCACTACCCGGAGCGGCAGCATGTCCCCGGACATGGACGACCCCGGCAAACGGGGCGTTACCTGGGGTGAACTTGAATCGGCCTACTACGACAATGCCCGGGGATTGCTGGACGGCGGCGCGGATATCCTTCTGGCGGAAACTCTCTACGATACCCTCAATGCCAAGGCCGCCGTCTTCGCTATTAACCGGCTGTTGGAGGAACGGCATCTCGATGTGCCCCTGATACTTTCCGCCACCGTTTCCGACGCGGCGGGCCGGCTCCTTTCGGGACAGACCGTGGAGGCTTTCTGGACTTCGGTGGCCCACGCCAAACTCTGGGCCGTGGGCCTAAACTGTTCCTTCGGCGCCGAAAAGCTTAAAGCCCATATCGCCGCCCTTGCGGGTATCGCTCCCTGTCTGATAAGCGCCTACCCCAACGCGGGGCTGCCTAACCGCCTGGGCGAATACGACGAGACCCCGGAAACTATGGCCGCAACGATTGAAGAATATATGAAGGAAGGGCTGGTGAACATAGTCGGGGGCTGCTGCGGCTCCACCCCGGATCACATTGCCGCCATTGCAGCCAGGGCCGTAAACTACGCGCCCCGGGTAATTCCGAAACCCCAACGAAAAACGGTGTTGGCCGGGCTTGAGCCCTTCACGGTAGACCGGGAGAAGGGGCTGACGAATATTGGGGAGCGGACCAACGTAGCGGGAAGCCGAAAATTCCTGCGGCTCATCAAAGATGGAAACTATACCGAGGCCCTGATCATGGTCCGGGATATGATAGACCAGGGGGCGGCGCTTATCAACGTGGGTATGGACGACCCTTTCCTGGACGCCCCTGCTGCCATGACTCAGTTCCTCAATCTTGCACTTTCGGATCCCGACATAGCCCGGGTCCCGGTGATGGTGGACAGTTCCCGCTGGGAGCTTATCGAGACGGGCCTTAAGCTCCTCCAGGGAAAGGGGCTGGTGAATTCCATCAGCCTGAAGGAGGGGGAGGCGGAGTTCCTCAAAAAGGCCCGGATTGCCCGGCGTTACGGCGCAGCGGTGGTGGTGATGCTCTTCGACGAGCGGGGCCAGGGCGCGGAGTATGAGCGGAAAATCGAAATCGCCAAACGCAGCTACGAACTCCTGGTGCGGGACGGATTCCCCCCGGAGGATATCGTGTTTGATCCCAACGTACTATCGGTTGCCACGGGAATTCCCGAACACGATCGGTACGCGCTGGATTTTATCCGCGCCTGCCAATGGATACGCGAACATTGTCCCGAATCACAGATTTCCGGCGGCATTACCAACCTTTCCTTTAGTTTCCGGGGCAACGATACGGTCCGGGAGGCCATGCACGCAGTTTTTCTGAAACACGCCTTTGAAGCGGGTCTTTCCATGGCCATAGTAAACCCCGGCGCCCTTGTCCCGTACGATGATGTTGAGCCGGGCCTGCGGGACGTTATAGAGGATCTGCTTCTCTGTAAAAGCCCCGACGCTGCGGAACGGCTGTTAACCCTGGCCATAGCGATAAAGGACGCCGGGGATGGATCCGGCGCGGGAAACACCGCCAAGACGAATACCGCTTCCTGGCGGTCCCTGAACGTAGAAGAACGGGTGGTTCACGCCCTGGTTAAAGGCATGGACGACCATATTGAAGGGGACGTACTGGAACTGCGCGGCAAGCTGCGGACCCGGGCGCTGGAACTGGTAGAGGGCCCCCTGATGCGGGGTATGCGGGAAGTGAGCAGGCTTTTCGGCGAGGGGAAGATGTTCCTTCCCCAGGTGATACGCAGCGCCCGGGTGATGAAGAAGGCGGTATCCGTCCTGGAGCCTTTTATTGAGCAGGAAAAAACAGCCGGCACAAGCAGCGGCGGAACGATACTCTTGGCTACGGTGAAGGGAGATGTCCACGATATTGGTAAGAATATTGTCGGTGTTGTTCTGGGCTGTAATGGATACACCGTAAAAGATCTGGGGATCATGGTTCCTGCGGAGGACATTCTGGACGCTGCGGAAAAAGAGGGCGCCGGTGTTATTGGCCTTTCGGGGCTTATCACCCCGTCCCTGGAAGAGATGGTTCGTACCGCCCGGGAGATGGAGAAGCGGCGGATGACTATCCCTCTGCTCATAGGCGGCGCTACGACGAGTCTGGCCCATACGGCCCTGAGGATAGCCCCGGAATATTCCGGCCCCGTGGTATATGTGAGCGATGCGGGACAATCCGCTGGGGTGGTCCGCTCCCTGCTGTCGGCAAACGAGCGGCCGCGGTTTATGGAAGAACTGGAGGGGCGTTACCGGCAGGCGGTGGAGCAGCACGAAAAAATAGCCGCAAAGATCGAGCTTATCCCCCTGGAAGCGGCCCGGAAGAATAGTGTTCCTAAGAGCTCCGCTCCAAACCGGGAGCCGAAAACAAAGGGCCTCATAGACGTAAACGGGTATCCCCTTGAACGGATTATCCCTTATATAGATTGGGAGGGCTTCCTCCGCATCTGGAGTGTGGATGGCCATGGCAGTCTTAGTGTGGAAAAGAATATTGCCAGGGAAAAACTGCTGGAAGATGCCCGGAAGCTGCTCGCCAAGGTAAGCGCCGAAAAGCTCCTTGAACTGCGGGGAGTCCTGGGGATTTTCCCTGCCTGTTCCAAAGGGGAGGATATCCTGGTATACGATCACTCCTCTAAACCATCCACCAAAACGGAGCGCGCCCGCTTTGCCTTTCTGCGGAACCAGGAGAAAAAGCGGGCCCGGGGACCAAACCCCTGTCTGGCGGATTTTCTGCCGGAAGCGGATACCGGCAGCAATAATAGTAGCGGCTGGCTGGGCCTTTTCGCCCTCAGCGCCAGCGTCGGTCTGGAAGAAGCCGCTACTGCATTCCGTTCCCGCAACGACGACTACGGAGCCCTGCTCCTGGGCACCCTGGCGGACAGCCTTGCTGAAGCCTTTGCGGAAGAGATCCACCTCCGCATACGCCGGGAATGGTGGGGCTATGCGGGGGAAGAAACCCTGTCGATAGCGGATGTGCTTGCAGGAAAATATACGGGGATACGCCCCGCCTTCGGGTATCCCCCCTGTCCGGACCATCAGGATAAACGGATCGCCTTTGATTTACTGGATACACAGAAACGCTGCGGTCTTACCCTCACCGAATCTGCCATGATGATTCCTGCGGCATCGGTGTGCGGCATGGTGTTTTCCGACCCCGGCGCTTACTATTTCAGCGCTACCCCGGTGGGGGATGATCAGCTTGAAGGGTGGGCAGCACGGAAAGGCATAAGCGCGGAAGAAGCCCGGAGACGACTGGGGCGGATTTAG
- a CDS encoding DUF2804 domain-containing protein has translation MYTREILASRGAPIENGTPIQGTWEEAFDEVDLLEIQRPFSFPLPRGLRDLRVKEWESFTVQDDHVYLEAFLANIKYYRVAQVVLYDKESGERLRFNKVIPFTGWHLPRSLSNSSVYSGSYGFFFRIHSWLDANTIKIDLDIEATRKRPSLTTHLEYRLNSLKVSPMVVNLPFSDQRCMYAYKTFAAVRGDMVFGGRHISLDPEKTTGIFRDYKGYFPYRMHSTWCNAFGNTEKLRFGFSIAENQTKETFKNNENVLWQEGSFKEKGRMTPLPPVRITMPKGVESDWVIQDVEGMVDLTFTPQEQIRSSFNLFLTKWEYHTPLGYYNGMVVNSEGEQIPVRNLWGSGEKLYLRV, from the coding sequence ATGTATACTAGGGAAATTCTTGCCTCCCGGGGGGCTCCAATTGAAAACGGCACGCCCATTCAGGGGACCTGGGAAGAGGCCTTCGATGAAGTGGATCTTCTGGAAATCCAGCGTCCCTTTTCGTTTCCCCTGCCCCGGGGATTACGGGATTTGCGGGTAAAGGAATGGGAATCCTTCACCGTCCAGGATGATCATGTATATTTGGAAGCCTTTCTGGCGAATATAAAGTATTACCGCGTTGCCCAGGTGGTCCTCTACGATAAGGAAAGCGGGGAGCGGCTGCGGTTTAATAAGGTTATTCCCTTCACCGGTTGGCATCTTCCCCGGAGCCTTTCAAATTCCTCGGTTTACAGCGGCTCTTACGGGTTTTTCTTCCGTATCCATAGCTGGCTTGATGCCAATACAATCAAGATAGACCTGGATATTGAGGCAACCCGCAAACGGCCCTCCCTCACGACCCATCTGGAATACCGCCTGAATTCCCTGAAGGTATCCCCCATGGTGGTGAACCTGCCTTTTTCAGACCAGCGCTGCATGTACGCTTATAAGACCTTTGCAGCGGTCCGGGGAGATATGGTTTTTGGGGGACGGCATATTTCCCTGGATCCGGAAAAAACGACGGGGATTTTCCGGGATTATAAGGGCTATTTCCCTTACCGGATGCACTCAACCTGGTGTAACGCCTTTGGAAATACGGAAAAGCTCCGATTTGGCTTCAGTATCGCCGAAAATCAAACTAAGGAGACCTTTAAGAACAACGAGAATGTTCTTTGGCAGGAAGGCTCTTTCAAGGAGAAGGGGCGTATGACTCCCTTGCCGCCGGTACGGATAACCATGCCCAAGGGAGTTGAATCCGATTGGGTAATTCAGGATGTGGAGGGGATGGTGGATCTTACCTTCACCCCCCAGGAGCAAATACGAAGTTCTTTCAATTTATTTCTTACAAAGTGGGAATATCATACCCCTTTGGGATATTATAATGGAATGGTGGTTAATTCTGAGGGTGAACAAATCCCGGTCCGTAATCTTTGGGGTTCGGGCGAAAAACTCTATCTTCGGGTATAA